The following coding sequences lie in one Rutidosis leptorrhynchoides isolate AG116_Rl617_1_P2 chromosome 4, CSIRO_AGI_Rlap_v1, whole genome shotgun sequence genomic window:
- the LOC139840473 gene encoding secreted RxLR effector protein 78-like has translation MVFLDLKKAYDCVPRNLIWKTLNGRSIPSRYISVIRDMYEGAKSYVRTSVGNTEVFPIEVGLHQGSALSPFLFVLILDELSRGIQEYIPWCLIFADDIVLVSESKEELNRRLEQWRVALEGNGL, from the coding sequence ATGGTTTTCTTAGACTTGAAAAAGGCCTACGATTGCGTTCCACGAAACTTAAtttggaaaacccttaatggtagaaGTATCCCGAGTAGATATATTAGTGTTATTAGGGATATGTACGAAGGGGCGAAGTCTTACGTTCGAACGTCGGTGGGAAATACCGAAGTTTTCCCAATAGAAGTAGGCCTGcatcagggatcggcccttagcccttttcttttcgTTTTGATCCTTGATGAGCTTTCTCGTGGGATACAAGAGTATATCCCTTGGTGcttgatttttgccgatgatattgtgctTGTTTCCGAATCTAAGGAGGAGCTGAATAGAAGACTAGAACAATGGAGGGTGGCCTTAGAAGGAAATGGTCTATAA
- the LOC139840474 gene encoding uncharacterized protein, whose product MDLVLQRRVTKSVRPIQPKILWKKLNGEKAETFKTLVVERFDAEVEMVSHDDAVQMWNCLASTIREAAKEALGVAVGTSRGHRSDRESWWLSDEVQSKVALKQLRFRELVTCREGTPADRTRVEESYKGVKREAKKVIARAKEKAYKDLYRKLDSKEGANDIYRIAKARERRRRDLDNIKFIKNEAGQTLVKEDEIWKRWEAYFSSLFTVGRPECHEDPQDSDIEQS is encoded by the coding sequence ATGGATTTGGTTCTCCAGAGACGGGTCACCAAGAGTGTAAGGCCCATCCAACCTAAAATCCTATGGAAGAAGTTGAACGGAGAGAAGGCAGAgacttttaaaactttagttgtagAAAGATTTGATGCAGAAGTGGAGATGGTATCTCATGATGATGCGGTCCAGATGTGGAATTGTCTGGCGTCCACCATTAGAGAGGCAGCCAAGGAAGCCTTAGGTGTGGCAGTAGGAACATCGAGAGGGCATAGATCGGATAGAGAATCATGGTGGCTTAGCGATGAGGTCCAAAGCAAAGTCGCGCTTAAGCAACTAAGGTTTAGGGAGCTCGTCACTTGTCGGGAGGGGACCCCGGCGGATAGAACTAGGGTTGAAGAGAGTTATAAAGGAGTCAAAAGAGAAGCCAAAAAGGTCATAGCCCGGGCAAAAGAGAAGGCTTATAAAGATTTGTATAGGAAACTAGACTCCAAAGAAGGAGCAAATGATATCTAcaggatagccaaagctagggagaGAAGGCGCAGGGACCtagataacatcaagtttatcaagAATGAAGCTGGTCAAACCTTAGTAAAGGAAGACGAAATTTGGAAAAGATGGGAAGCGTATTTCTCATCTCTTTTCACCGTTGGAAGACCTGAGTGTCACGAAGATCCGCAAGACTCTGATATAGAACAATCCTAG
- the LOC139840475 gene encoding uncharacterized protein encodes MGRRSYYLKDDEGWFYKVRNSRNDLRPILNPYYKHSGAKVEKSQSSTFFVTNLPEGMDRRRLWFVCQSYGSITDSHVAFKHSKQGKRFGFIRFNDVKDEKNFARLLSTIKVDNMSLFATVARFNKESNPNPCNPRSEGSKTKTNAASKSFSGGSGDSSNPKGKNSFANTVKGINPNTKVALKVNLIDQDLLQIDNPMESVLIKLKDVVTMGSIHTILIEEGFEDVSVRHIGGAWLWCTFPNVDACMAFKINDMMETLYSTIKPISKNFVVEERMAWVEFYGMPLCAWKETAYKKVAATVSRFMFCDHVKGTDIGMARVCIATKSSRLIDEDVSVIIDGVEFRVSLRKVGSWRVKLEEDGGDNSDEETPSVPSTFDEEGKKDKIDEEDVPRLTICYFAKGILGHVRTVRH; translated from the coding sequence ATGGGAAGAAGATCATACTATCTCAAGGATGATGAAGGTTGGTTCTACAAGGTGAGGAATAGCAGGAACGATCTACGACCGATTCTGAACCCGTATTACAAACACAGCGGCGCTAAGGTTGAAAAAAGTCAATCATCGACTTTTTTCGTCACTAATTTACCTGAAGGAATGGATCGGAGAAGATTGTGGTTCGTATGTCAATCTTATGGTTCAATCACTGATTCACACGTTGCGTTCAAACATTCAAAACAAGGTAAACGATTTGGTTTCATCCGATTTAACGATGTGAAAGACGAAAAGAATTTCGCTCGATTGTTATCAACAATCAAGGTGGATAATATGTCGTTATTCGCCACTGTAGCAAGATTCAACAAGGAGAGTAATCCAAACCCTTGTAACCCTAGATCAGAGGGAAGTAAGACGAAGACTAACGCTGCATCTAAGTCATTTTCTGGGGGTAGTGGTGACTCTTCTAATCCAAAGGGTAAGAATTCTTTTGCAAACACAGTAAAAGGCATAAACCCTAATACAAAGGTGGCCCTAAAGGTTAACCTTATTGATCAAGATCTTTTACAGATTGATAATCCAATGGAATCAGTGCTAATTAAGCTGAAGGATGTTGTTACCATGGGTAGTATTCATACGATCTTGATTGAGGAAGGATTTGAAGATGTCTCTGTGCGTCATATTGGCGGTGCATGGTTGTGGTGTACTTTTCCGAATGTTGATGCTTGCATGGCTTTTAAAATAAACGATATGATGGAAACGTTATACTCAACTATTAAACCGATTTCTAAGAATTTTGTAGTGGAAGAGAGAATGGCTTGGGTTGAATTTTACGGTATGCCTTTATGCGCATGGAAGGAGACGGCTTACAAAAAAGTGGCTGCTACTGTTAGCCGTTTCATGTTCTGTGATCACGTAAAAGGTACGGATATTGGTATGGCAAGGGTGTGTATTGCTACGAAATCTAGCCGATTAATTGATGAAGATGTTTCGGTTATCATTGATGGCGTTGAGTTTAGAGTGTCTCTAAGAAAAGTGGGATCATGGCGTGTCAAACTGGAAGAGGATGGTGGGGACAATTCTGATGAGGAAACTCCATCAGTCCCCTCAACGTTTGATGAAGAGGGAAAAAAGGATAAAATTGATGAAGAGGATGTACCCAGATTGACTATTTGTTACTTCGCAAAGGGGATCTTAGGACATGTGAGGACTGTAAGGCACTGA